The Halomicrobium zhouii region CAGCCAGCAAAACTCGACTGAACTGGCCAGAACTCGGCGTGAACTGGGATGGACGACGTAGTCATCTTATCTGGACGTGGTCGGTAGCGAAGGTACCATGCGAAAAACAGACGACGACGCGACGACGAGCCGACGAGCGTATCTCCAGGCGGCAGGCACAGTCGGGCTCGCAAGCACGGTCGGCCTGGCCGGCTGCTCGGGCCTGACCGGATCGGCCACGGGCACGCTCGCGACGACGGTGAAGGACGCACCGGGCGACATCTCGGACTTCGAATCCTGTGTCGTTACGATCGAGGGCATCTGGCTCAAGCCCGGCGAGGGCGACGAGAGTGATGGCGGCGACGACGGCGAAGGGAGCGGCGAGGACAGCGACGACGAGGCGGCAACCGAAACCGACGCGGACGGCGTGACGACCCAGGACGCCGACGACGTCGACGAGAGCGACGGCCGCGAGTACCACGAGTTCGACGAGCCGGTGGAAGCGGACCTCGTGAAGCTCCAGGACGGCAACTCGCAGCTCGTCGACGACCGCGAGATCGAGACGGGAAGCTACGCGTTCCTCCAGCTCGACGTCTCGAACGTCGAGGGGACGCTCGCCGACGGTGGCGAGGCCGAGGTGGACACGCCCGGGAACGCCCCGCTCCAGTTCAAGGAGGCCTTCGAGGTCCGCGAGGGCCAGCGGACGACGTTCGTCGCCGACTTCACGCCAGTCAAACGAGGTCGGACCGGGAAGTACCTCTTCCAGCCGGTCGCGAGCGGGACCGAGGTCCGGTACGAGGACGTCACCGAGACGGAAACCAGCGACTAGAGCGGTTGGTTCGGCCGGCGACACCGGGAGCACCTTCAACGACGGGCGCTGGACCACTCGACCACTGGACCACCGGACCATCGGACGGAACGATCGTCGAACGGATTTTTCCGCCATCCGTGCGTACTTCTCACACATGACCGAGTTCCGTGGCGCCTGGTCCGAGGAGGAGATCGAGTCCTTCCTGCACGAGACGACGATCCCCATCCGGATCGCCACTCGGCGGTCGGATGGGTCGCTGTGGCCCGTCACCGTGTGGTACCGGTACCGCGACGGGTACTTCGAGTGTGCGACGCAGGCGAGGGCCGACCTGGTGGCCATCCTCCGAAACGACCCGGGCGTCGGATTCGACGTCTCGACGAACGACGTTCCGTACCGCGGGATCCGTGGGAGTGGCGTCGCCACCGTCTCGCGCGACGGCGGCCGTGACGTCCTGCGCGAACTCGTCCAGCGCTACCTCGGCGGGACCGAGTCGTCACTGGCCAGGTACCTGCTCAGTGACGACCGCGACGAGGTCAGGATCCGGATCGATCCGCGTGAGATCTACAGCTGGGACTACACCGAGCGAATGAGAGGCGTCTGACGGCAGAGCGGTGGCCCCCTCTCGTCGCACGCCCACCGAATCCGCCGTTCGGCGCTGTGGATAGAAAGTCGGCCTCGGCACTCGAACCAGTAATTATCACCGACGAACGGAACTGACACTGTCTCCGCTCTGAAGGGCCGGGCAGTATCACTGGCTTCCCGCACTGGTGCCCATGCTATTTTTATGTCAACGCATTAGACTGATGTATGTCCCCGGATGGGTCTGCTCCCAACGAACGTTCTCAGCGCTCTACGGGCTCGAAGGCCAGCGTACAATACTGGGCCCCAGCAATTGCGGCGAGTCTGACAACGTTCATCATCGTCGTCAACGCCTCCCTGATGAACGTGGCCATCCCCACGATGGTGGCTGAGTACGATACCACGGTCACCGCGATTCAGGGGGCGGTCGCACTCTACTCGCTGGTGATAGCCGCACTGATTCTCCCGGCCGGTACGCTGCCGTCTCGGCACAGCAGTCGGCGTGTAATGGCAGTCGCGCTTATCGTCTACGCCGGTGGGACGCTGGTGGCTGCCATTAGCTGGAATACGACGGTTCTCTACATCGGCTGGTCGTTCATCGAGGGGTCCGCGGCCGCCGTGTTATTTCCTCTGACGTTCACTGTGCTGACAGTCAGCTACGAAGACGAGGACCGGGCGAAGGCGTTCGGACTGTTGGCCGGCGTGCACGGGGTTGGCTCGACGCTCGGACCGATAATCGGTGGCGCACTAACCACGTTCGCGAGCTGGCGATGGGGGTTTACGCTCCAGCTCGTCGGTGTGGGGATTATCCTCTTCTTCGTTCAGTACGTGAGTTCGAAACCGCTATCGGAAACAAGCAGTTCGCTCGACAGGGGTGGGACAGTTCTGTCCATCGTCGGTGCGACGTCACTCGTTGTCGGATTCCTTCTCAGCGGGAAGTACGGTTGGTTGCTCGCGAAGCGACCGTTTTTCGTCGGCGACGTACAGCTCAATCCGCTCGGCACGTCACCGGCGATCTGGTTCCTCGGGGTCGGACTTCTCGCGTTCGCCGCGTTCGTTCAGTACGAACGCCGACTGGAACGTGCCGGGAAGTCGCCGCTCGTTCCGCTGCACGTCCTGACGAACCGCTCCTTTCTATCCGGTGTCGTCACGTACAACATCCGCTCGATAGTCTCGGCCGGCTTCATGTTCGTCTTCCCGGTCTATCTTCAGGCGGTACTCGGCTACACCGCCTTCGAAACCGGGCTCGCGTTGTTACCGTATTCCATCGCGTCGATCCTCTTTGCGACGCTCACGACTGGCTGGCGTACGTACGTCTCGCCGAAGACGCTTATCCAGGTCGGCATCGTCTGTATGGGCGTTGGACTGGTGCTGTTGTACGAACAGACGGGCCCCGGTCAGACGATACGCAGGATGCTTCCCCCAGTAGCGCTTTACGGGGCCGGTGTCGGTCTCATCGTGGCACAGATCGGTAACATGACGATGTCGTCCGTCCCCACCGCGGACTCCCCCGAGGCATCCGGCGTCCTGAACATCAGCAGCTCGATAGGATTCTCCCTGGGAACCGCAGTCATCGGCTCGTTTTTCCTCGGACGGTTCTACGGGAGTGTCGTCGATGGCGTCCTCCGAGCGGAACACGAGTCCGTTTCCGGAGCGCAACGAACTGAGCTGATACTAGCGCTCGAAGACGCAGCAGAGACGGCGACCGAAGCCACACAGCAGCAGTTCCTGCGCCAACTCAGTCCCGAACGACGACAGTTGTTAGCGGGTATCTTCGAGGCCGCGATGTTCGACGCGCAACGAGCGGCGCTGCTCCTACTAGTCCTGCTGGTGTTGCTCCTGCTTGTCGCATCGACGTTCTTGCCGCGCCAGATACCGGAAGCCGACGAACGAACCGACCACCCAGAATCATCCCGGGATCGTCAGTGATAGTTCCACCTCCCCAGTCCTGTCTGTGCCCGGGGTCCCCGACCTGTTGTTCTACGACGAGCGAGCGAAACTGCGAGTCGGTAGCGAGCGAAACTGCGAGTCGGTAAGAGGTCGGCCTCGGCACTCATAGGGTTCGTCACGGCGAGGTGGTCATCCCCGCTCGGAACCGGTCACCGTCACCGGCGACGTTCGTCATCGGCCGGGTAGTGGTAGCGGGCGGACCCTCAAGTCGGTTGCTCTCCGCGAGCAATCTCCGGCCGTCGAGTCACCCCTACTCGTCGTACAGTCCCATGTCCTCGGCGGCGAGGTCGAGGACGGCGTCGGCGACGTCCGGGTCTATCTGTGCGACGTCGTCGCCGTCGTGCAACTGGTCGTTGTGTCGGTCGATCGCGTCTTCGAGGTCCGAGAGCGCCACGCGCGTCTCCGTGTCGCACTCCGGACAGACTACCGGGAACGATGGTTCCTCGTCGTCTGGTCCTGCCATAGCTGGTCGTCCGGGGGTTCACGACCCCCGAGGAAAACTGGGCCGATCCCCCGCGCGCCTCGCTCGGGGGTCGACGTGCAAATAGTATACATCCAGCGACACTTTTCCCCGCAGGGCCCGTCAGTGATCGTATGGATTCGAGCCGGGGATTTCTCCTCCTCGTCGTCACCGCCCTCCTCGCGCTCTCCGCGCTGTTCGTCCTTCCGTTCCTCCAGTACTTCCTGCTCGCCGTCGTCCTCGCGTACGTGCTCGCACCCGTACAGGCACGTGCCGAGCAGTGGGCGAGTCCGCGCATCGCCGCGGGGGCCGTCGTCGCCCTCGCGAGCGTCGCGGTCATCCTCCCGCTGGTCGTCGTGACGCGCGCCGTCGCCGCGGACGCGGCGGCCCTGGTCGAGGGCGTCCAGCAGGGCGGTGAGAGCGTCGCGGAACTCGAGGCGGCCATCGAAGCGCTGGTCGGCGCCGATATCTCCTTCAGCGAGCTGCTCCAGTCGGTCGTGAGCAACGGCGGGTCCGAGGCGTTCGGCAGTATCCTCGGCGTCTTCGGTGCGGTGACCCACGCCGTCATCGGGCTCGGACTCACCATCTTCCTGCTGTACTACTTCCTGAAGGACGGCGACGACTTCGTCGCCTGGCTCCGGTGGGTCCTGCCGCTCCCGGCCGACGTCCTCGACGAGCTGTTCGACGCGATCGACGACATCACCTGGGCCGTCCTCGCCGGCCACGTCTTCATCGCCATCGTGCAGGGCGCCATCGCGGGACTCGGCCTCTTCGCCGTCGGTATTCCGAACGCCCTGTTCTGGACGTCGGTGATGATCGTCCTGGCGCTCCTCCCGATCGTCGGATCCTTCCTCGTCTGGGGGCCTTCGTCGGTGTACCTCGTCCTCGTCGGGCGACCCGTGCCGGCCGCGTTGCTGTTCGCCTACGGAACCATCATCGTCGGGATCTCGGACGACTACCTCCGCCCGGTCGTCGTCGACCGGTACGCCCGCCTCAACCCGAGCGTCATCATCCTCGGCGTCGTCGGCGGCCTCTACGCCATCGGGTTCATGGGCCTGTTCGTGGGTCCGATCATCATCGGCGCGCTCCGGGCCACCCTCGACGTCTACCGCGAACAGTACGCGCCCGAGGTCGACGGCTGATAGTGGTGGGTGTAACTTTTCACCGGTACCGGCCACGACGAACGTCCGGGAGTGCTTACAACCACCACTGTGAGGCCCGGCGGCGGAAGTCAGGACACTTACACGCCCGGGGACGAACCTTCGAGCAATGCTCGTGCTCGGCGACGCACACGCCGCCGACCCGGAGAACCGCGCGGCGCTGCTGGCCGCCTACGACGACGCCGACGCGGACGTGGCCATCCAGCTCGGCGATCTGGAGTGGTACGACCTGCCGGTACCGACGTGGTTCATCGCGGGTAACAACGAGGACTTCGACGTCGTCGAGGCGATGCGAGCGGGTGAGACGCCGCCAGGGGTCACCAACGCACACCTCCTGGCCAGTACCGCCACCGAGATCGAGGGACTGCGAATCGCGGGCCTCTCCGGTAACTTCGCACCGACGCGCTACGACAGGGCACGGAGCGACCTCGTCGGCGAGCGACGGCGCCACTTCACCCACGAGGACGTCGAGCGACTCGCCGAACTCGACGATATCGACCTCCTGCTCACCCACGAGGCACCGAACGGCCTCCTCTCCTACGGGTACGACCCGGGCTGTGACCACGTCGACGACCTCGTCGCCGCGGTCGACCCGGACCTCGTCCTCGTCGGCCACCACCACAGCCACCACGAGACGACGGTGCACGGCACGCGCGTCGTCGGCCTCGCCCCGGCCTGGCAGTGTTACTACCTGCTGGACCCCGTGGACCTGACCTTGCAGGTCCGCGAGACGCCCGGTTGAGGGACGGTCACCGACCGCCGCGACCGCTCTCGGCGTCGTCGCTCGCGACCGAGTCGTCGCCGAAGCCGAACCACTGGTACCAGACGGGCTGGAAGGCGCCCTCGTCCTCGGCGATGTCGTCCCACTCGGCGAGGCCGCGCTCTTCGCGCGTGCCCGGAATCGTGTTGTCGAGCACGAGCGCCGCGAGGCCGCCGACGGCCATGCCGGTGGTCCCGATGACGTAGACGGTGTCGGCGACCACCTGCTGGCCGACGACCGCGCCGGCGACCGGAACCGCCGCCAGGCCCTCCCGGAACGCACCGATCGAGCCGACGTTGGCCATGTACTCCGGGACGGCGAGGCCGACGAACAGTGCGAAGCCGACGACGAAGACGTTCCGCGAGGAGTCGAGATCGACGTACCGGAGGTTCGAGAGCCCGACGGCGACGATCTGGGCGAACATCGCGACGAAGAGGCCGCCGACGATGGGGTCGGGGATGGTCGCGACCAGCTGGCCGAAGTAGCCGACGAAGCCGAACACGAGCATGATGACCGCACCGATCTGGACGACGTAGCGCGAGGCGACGCCGGTCAGGCCGATGGCGCCGATGTTCTCGGAGTAGGAGGTCGACCCGCCCGTCCCCATGATGCCCGAGAAGACGTTCATCAGCCCCTCCATCCCGATGCCGTGGTTCAGCCGGCGCTCGCTGGGCATCCCGTTGCCGGTGAGCCGCGCGACGGCGTGGTAGTCGCCGATGCTCTCGACGATGGAGGCAAGTACGCCGGCGAACATGCCGATGACGAAGGCGGCGTTGAACGTCGGCATCCCCCACTGGAACGGGTAGATGGGAAGGAGCAGTCGAGCGTCGGTGATCGCTCCGAGCGCGACGTAGCCCGTCGTATCGGGCGTGTAGAACCCGGTCACGGAGAGGACGGCTGCGACGAGCCAGGCGATGACGACGCCGAGGATGACGGGGAAGAGGCGAAACAGCTGGGAGTAGCTGTCGAGATACTGCGAGAAGCCGACGATCAGCAGGAGCGTCAGCCCGAGGAGCCACCAGTTGTTCCCTGCACTGGTGACCTGGCCGACGTTGAACAGCGCCAGCCCGATCAGGGTGATCGTCGGAGCGATGACGACCGGCGAGAGGAATCTGCGTAGCTTGCCGACGATGCCGAAGTAGCCGATGGCGACTTCCGTCAGCGCGGCGACGATGATGGCGCCCTGGAGCGCCTGCAACTTGACCTGCCAGCCGACCTCGCCCGGCAGGACGGTGACGGTCGCGACGATGGCGAGCGCCGGCGCCAGCATCGAGAACGGCGCCCCCTGGACGAGCGGGTAGCGGTTCCCGAACGTGGTCTGTGCCAGCGTCGCGATCCCGGAGACGACGAAGAAGGTGCCGACGAACCGCGCGGTCACGCCGGTCGGCATCTCCATCGCCCCCGCCAGGATGAGCGGCACTGCGACGTTCGCACCGACCATCGTCAGGTAGTGTTGCATCCCGAGGACCATCGACTTCGGCAGCGATGGTCGGTCGTCGATCCCGAACGCCACGAATGACTCGTCGTCGTCCCCCGCGTCGTCGTTCCCGTCGGACGCTGTACTCATCGATACGGGGTTTGCGTTCCCCCTTCAAATCATGCGGGGGAACGCCACGAGGCGTGTCGATAGGCCGACACGCTGGGTACCGTGGCGAGATCCCGGCCGCAGACCACCGACGGGGCCAATCGTTTTCACTCGGCCGGGCGAATCAACCGGTATGGCAGACCTGCTCTCCGACGACGAGATAGCGGCACAGCTACCCGACGAGTGGGAACGCGACGGCGACGAGATCACCCGAACGTACGAGTTCGACGCGTACCTCGACGGCGTCGGCTTCGCGGCCGCGGCCGGCGGCCTCGCTCAGGAAGCGTTCCACCACCCCGAGATGACTATCGGCTGGCGCGAGGTCGAGGTGCGCCTGACGACCCACGACGAGGGCGGCATCACCGGCAACGACATCGACCTGGCCGAACGGTTCGACGAGATCTACGAGTGATGGGTGACAGTCCGGAATAAGATGAACAACGGCGTTCGTCGCTTCCGGATAGTACATCACTCCGTCAGATCACTGTCACCTGATCACCACGCCTATCCTCTACTTACTTGTCGTTCTTCCAGACGTGTGATCACTCACGTTTCGGTTTCTTCGTTCAGGCCTCTCGGAGCCATCGCTTTGGCGTGTGGCCGAAACCCATAGTTGAATCGTTTTCGTCGTACCAGTGTATAAGCGCGGCACCGTTCCTACACTGGTCGATGAATATTCCGTAACAGTCTGGGGTTACTTGCTCGTACAGTGCTAACTCACAAGCCATCCCTGTACTAGCATTCCCGCTGTTACAACACCCTTCGAAGGTGTTGAGATACACTTCATTGTCATCGAAGTAACCAGTATCGACCTCGACATCCTCGTACTGGGAGAACTTACACTCTGACTCTCTACCATAGTCTTTTATCCAGTACTCTGCGCCCGGATCGTAGTGATCGTCTGCCGACGCGGCGCTACTGGTCGTAACAAGTCCAGTCGTTACAACGGCACCTTTTGTAAACTTTCCAAGGAGCTTTCGGCGATTCATGATATTTAGTCTGGATTACCAGACATATACAATTTAACCGAATGACAATAAATAATTAATGGTATATTTGGAATTATAGGTTACACGTCCTGATTAGAACTTGAAGCGTGAAGTATAGACGCGTTTTCGTTTAAAGCGGGTGAACGAGCCTCTGAAAGGAGCAATGACATGAAGAACTAACCTCTCTAAAACACAACAGATACAAAATGACAGCTTCAGACAAGCATGGTGACGGCGCACAAGCCAGCTACGTCTTCCGCGTCCGGTTTCGGCTCGAACCGGGGCCGCCCGAGGTTTCGGTCGAGCCGGACAGCTTCGAGACGGTGCTCTACCGCGAGGCCGACCGGCCCGGCTCTGACGGCTGGCTCTTCTTCCGAGACAACCTCTGGCGTGGCGACCTGGGCGACCAGGCCCACTTCCGCGAACTGACCGAGGAGGCCCTGGACGTCCCTGTGACAGCGGTCTCCTTCCGGGAACTCCAGACCGACGAGGCGTATCTCGAGGACCTGAAGGAGGCGATCGCCGCCGACCTCGACCTGTTCAACGCCGACGGCGTCTCGAAGGTGCTGTTGAAGTATCTCGGTAGTTCGATCCGCGTCGAGTAAGCTACTCGTCGGCCGAACTTGCGGGCGGGACGCCGCTCGTCGAACGCGCCGCCGGCGCACCGTCCTCCATCCTGGACAGCAGGTAGCCCGCCAGCGCGAGCCACGGGAGGACGGAGACGACTCCCATCGGGAGCGGCCCCAGCAGGTAGTCGGGGTCCCCGCGGGCGAAGACGACGGCGACGACGGCGGTAGCGTTGATGGCGCCGTGACCCAGCGAGGCGGGCCAGACGCTGCCGGTCCGCAGGGTGAGCCACGCGAGGAACGTGCCCGCCGCGAGGGCGAACGCCAGGAAGACGACGAATCCGACCCAGGGGAAGCCGCCGTAGTCGAAGCCGTACTCGTACCCCATCGCGATGAGTGGCCAGTGCCACGCGCCCCAGATCAGTCCCTGGACGACGACGGCGCCTTGGAGGCCAAGCGGCGCGAGTTTCGGGAGGAGATAGGCCCGCCAGCCGAACTCCTCGCCGAAGCCGAAGACGGCATTGACCAGCGGGTTGATCACGACCGCTGCGCCGACGGTGAGGGCGACGAGGGCGAGCGGCGACATCCCGACGTCGGCGCCGCCGGCCGCGGCCGACGCGAAGGACTCCGCCGCTGGGTCGAAGTACTGCGGGAAGACGGCGAAGTACAGCGCCGCGCCGAGTGCGGTGAGGACGCCCGGCGCGAACCAGGCGGCGACGTACGCCCGCCAGTGGTCGAAGAAGCCGACGGATAGCCCGAGGTCGTCCCACCCCTCGCGGGTGAGTACGCGCGTGAGAACGTTGGCGATACCGGGCGCGAACATGTAGGCGGTCGGGAGCAGTATCCCAGCCAGCGTGAGCGAGAGCGGCCCGGCCTCGACGACGGTCGGACTGTCCGTGAGGCCGCCGCTTGCGTAGATGTAGCCCGCCGTCGCCCAGGCGATGCCGAAGGCGAACGTCACGAACAGACCGAGCCGACGCCGTTCGAGAGGGCCGTCGGTGTCGGGGAACGCGTCCATATTCAGATTTTCGAACAGGTGGTGCAAAAGAGTTGGCTCGATTGACATCTTCCGCTGTCCCGCTGGAATGGGCTCTGACACTGCTCGTCCCGGCTTCGGCGGAAACTACTTACTCGTCACTCGCGTAGTCACACGATCCGCATGCCCCGAGACGACTACGACTTCTGGGTGTTCGACCTGGACGGCACCCTGGTCGACATCGAGCCCTCCTACCCCCGCGAGGTCCTGACCGAGGTCGGCGACCGACTCGGCGTCACCTTCACGGACCGGGACGTGACCGTCCTCTGGTACGGTATGGGCGGCACGCGCGAGCAGTGCCTGCGCCGCCACGGCGTCGACCCGGTGACGTTCTGGGAGACGTTCCACGAGGTCGAGGACCCCCTCGCCCGCGCGTCCGCGACGTTCCTCTACGACGACGTCGAGCGCTTCGTCGGCGCCATCGACGGCCCCGTCGGCCTCGTCACCCACTGCCAGGAGTACCTCACCGACCCGGTGCTCGACGAACTCGACATCGGCGACTGGTTCGACTCGGTCGTCTGCTGTACCGAGGAGATCGGCTGGAAGCCCGATCCCGGCCCGGTCGAGCAGGTGATGACCGACATGGGCGTGGGGTACAACGGTCACGCGGGGATTCCCGCGAGCGGAGCGAGCGGGAGCTCGGGAGGCCGGAGGCCTGCCGGTGTCATGGCCGGTGACGACGCCGACGACGTCGGCGCGGCCTGGAACGCCGGCCTCGACGCGGTCCACGTCGAGCGTCACGACCCCCACGAGCGAGGCCAGTGCGTGATGGGTGACCACCGGGTCACAAGCTTCACCGAACTCCACTGACTGATCCCGGTCCACTGGACCCCGCACCGCCGGTTTCTTCCCCGACAAGACGCGCGGGTTTTAAGCCACTCTGCGACGGGTGTGGTCGCATGCCCCTGAATCCCGTGACGACGGTCCTCTTCGCGGTGTTCCTCTTCGTGGGCCTCGCCATCGTCTGGTACGGCGCCCGCGACCTGCGCATCGTCTACCATATCCTGCGCAACGACCCGGTCGAGGTCTACACTCTGCCGAATCGCCCCGGTCCGGTCGAAATCGAAGGGACCGCTCGCGAAGGAGACGACGGCACCGTTACCGC contains the following coding sequences:
- a CDS encoding DUF4382 domain-containing protein, which translates into the protein MRKTDDDATTSRRAYLQAAGTVGLASTVGLAGCSGLTGSATGTLATTVKDAPGDISDFESCVVTIEGIWLKPGEGDESDGGDDGEGSGEDSDDEAATETDADGVTTQDADDVDESDGREYHEFDEPVEADLVKLQDGNSQLVDDREIETGSYAFLQLDVSNVEGTLADGGEAEVDTPGNAPLQFKEAFEVREGQRTTFVADFTPVKRGRTGKYLFQPVASGTEVRYEDVTETETSD
- a CDS encoding pyridoxamine 5'-phosphate oxidase family protein, with amino-acid sequence MTEFRGAWSEEEIESFLHETTIPIRIATRRSDGSLWPVTVWYRYRDGYFECATQARADLVAILRNDPGVGFDVSTNDVPYRGIRGSGVATVSRDGGRDVLRELVQRYLGGTESSLARYLLSDDRDEVRIRIDPREIYSWDYTERMRGV
- a CDS encoding MFS transporter, whose protein sequence is MNVAIPTMVAEYDTTVTAIQGAVALYSLVIAALILPAGTLPSRHSSRRVMAVALIVYAGGTLVAAISWNTTVLYIGWSFIEGSAAAVLFPLTFTVLTVSYEDEDRAKAFGLLAGVHGVGSTLGPIIGGALTTFASWRWGFTLQLVGVGIILFFVQYVSSKPLSETSSSLDRGGTVLSIVGATSLVVGFLLSGKYGWLLAKRPFFVGDVQLNPLGTSPAIWFLGVGLLAFAAFVQYERRLERAGKSPLVPLHVLTNRSFLSGVVTYNIRSIVSAGFMFVFPVYLQAVLGYTAFETGLALLPYSIASILFATLTTGWRTYVSPKTLIQVGIVCMGVGLVLLYEQTGPGQTIRRMLPPVALYGAGVGLIVAQIGNMTMSSVPTADSPEASGVLNISSSIGFSLGTAVIGSFFLGRFYGSVVDGVLRAEHESVSGAQRTELILALEDAAETATEATQQQFLRQLSPERRQLLAGIFEAAMFDAQRAALLLLVLLVLLLLVASTFLPRQIPEADERTDHPESSRDRQ
- a CDS encoding AI-2E family transporter, which encodes MDSSRGFLLLVVTALLALSALFVLPFLQYFLLAVVLAYVLAPVQARAEQWASPRIAAGAVVALASVAVILPLVVVTRAVAADAAALVEGVQQGGESVAELEAAIEALVGADISFSELLQSVVSNGGSEAFGSILGVFGAVTHAVIGLGLTIFLLYYFLKDGDDFVAWLRWVLPLPADVLDELFDAIDDITWAVLAGHVFIAIVQGAIAGLGLFAVGIPNALFWTSVMIVLALLPIVGSFLVWGPSSVYLVLVGRPVPAALLFAYGTIIVGISDDYLRPVVVDRYARLNPSVIILGVVGGLYAIGFMGLFVGPIIIGALRATLDVYREQYAPEVDG
- a CDS encoding metallophosphoesterase family protein, which codes for MLVLGDAHAADPENRAALLAAYDDADADVAIQLGDLEWYDLPVPTWFIAGNNEDFDVVEAMRAGETPPGVTNAHLLASTATEIEGLRIAGLSGNFAPTRYDRARSDLVGERRRHFTHEDVERLAELDDIDLLLTHEAPNGLLSYGYDPGCDHVDDLVAAVDPDLVLVGHHHSHHETTVHGTRVVGLAPAWQCYYLLDPVDLTLQVRETPG
- a CDS encoding uracil-xanthine permease family protein, which encodes MSTASDGNDDAGDDDESFVAFGIDDRPSLPKSMVLGMQHYLTMVGANVAVPLILAGAMEMPTGVTARFVGTFFVVSGIATLAQTTFGNRYPLVQGAPFSMLAPALAIVATVTVLPGEVGWQVKLQALQGAIIVAALTEVAIGYFGIVGKLRRFLSPVVIAPTITLIGLALFNVGQVTSAGNNWWLLGLTLLLIVGFSQYLDSYSQLFRLFPVILGVVIAWLVAAVLSVTGFYTPDTTGYVALGAITDARLLLPIYPFQWGMPTFNAAFVIGMFAGVLASIVESIGDYHAVARLTGNGMPSERRLNHGIGMEGLMNVFSGIMGTGGSTSYSENIGAIGLTGVASRYVVQIGAVIMLVFGFVGYFGQLVATIPDPIVGGLFVAMFAQIVAVGLSNLRYVDLDSSRNVFVVGFALFVGLAVPEYMANVGSIGAFREGLAAVPVAGAVVGQQVVADTVYVIGTTGMAVGGLAALVLDNTIPGTREERGLAEWDDIAEDEGAFQPVWYQWFGFGDDSVASDDAESGRGGR
- a CDS encoding 4a-hydroxytetrahydrobiopterin dehydratase gives rise to the protein MADLLSDDEIAAQLPDEWERDGDEITRTYEFDAYLDGVGFAAAAGGLAQEAFHHPEMTIGWREVEVRLTTHDEGGITGNDIDLAERFDEIYE
- the lwrS gene encoding LWR-salt protein codes for the protein MTASDKHGDGAQASYVFRVRFRLEPGPPEVSVEPDSFETVLYREADRPGSDGWLFFRDNLWRGDLGDQAHFRELTEEALDVPVTAVSFRELQTDEAYLEDLKEAIAADLDLFNADGVSKVLLKYLGSSIRVE
- a CDS encoding CPBP family intramembrane glutamic endopeptidase, which translates into the protein MDAFPDTDGPLERRRLGLFVTFAFGIAWATAGYIYASGGLTDSPTVVEAGPLSLTLAGILLPTAYMFAPGIANVLTRVLTREGWDDLGLSVGFFDHWRAYVAAWFAPGVLTALGAALYFAVFPQYFDPAAESFASAAAGGADVGMSPLALVALTVGAAVVINPLVNAVFGFGEEFGWRAYLLPKLAPLGLQGAVVVQGLIWGAWHWPLIAMGYEYGFDYGGFPWVGFVVFLAFALAAGTFLAWLTLRTGSVWPASLGHGAINATAVVAVVFARGDPDYLLGPLPMGVVSVLPWLALAGYLLSRMEDGAPAARSTSGVPPASSADE
- a CDS encoding HAD family hydrolase, which gives rise to MPRDDYDFWVFDLDGTLVDIEPSYPREVLTEVGDRLGVTFTDRDVTVLWYGMGGTREQCLRRHGVDPVTFWETFHEVEDPLARASATFLYDDVERFVGAIDGPVGLVTHCQEYLTDPVLDELDIGDWFDSVVCCTEEIGWKPDPGPVEQVMTDMGVGYNGHAGIPASGASGSSGGRRPAGVMAGDDADDVGAAWNAGLDAVHVERHDPHERGQCVMGDHRVTSFTELH